The proteins below are encoded in one region of Pseudomonas putida S13.1.2:
- a CDS encoding NAD(P)/FAD-dependent oxidoreductase — MSFDSQHTASYYAATARNAAPYPSLDDELTADVCVVGGGLTGVNTALELAERGLSVVLLEGRRIGWGASGRNGGQLIRGIGHDVSGFTRHVGQDGVRYLKQAGIDSVALVASRIAQYGIACDLRWGFCELANTPDQFAAFKDEQDDLAALGYRPETRLVGPGQLHEIVASDQYAGGLVDMGSGHLHPLDLVQGEARAAYSLGVRIFEQSPVLRIEHGPRVTLHTARGKVRADSLVLGCNAHLDELEPRLSGKVLPAGSYVVATEPLPEALATALIPQNMALCDQKVGLDYYRLTADRRLLFGGACHYSGRDPKDIAAYMRPKVLKVFPQLANVRIQYQWGGMIGITANRFPQVGRLSQHPNVYYAQGYSGHGLNVTHWTAKLLAESIALGHSQGLDVFSAVPHLTFPGGKALRSPLLALGMLWYRLREALG, encoded by the coding sequence ATGTCTTTCGATTCCCAACACACTGCTTCGTACTACGCTGCCACGGCACGCAACGCGGCGCCCTACCCCAGCCTGGACGATGAACTGACGGCCGATGTGTGCGTGGTCGGCGGCGGGCTGACCGGCGTCAACACCGCCTTGGAGCTGGCTGAACGTGGCTTGTCGGTGGTGCTGCTGGAAGGCCGGCGCATCGGCTGGGGCGCCAGCGGACGCAATGGCGGCCAGCTGATTCGCGGCATCGGCCATGACGTCAGCGGTTTCACCCGGCATGTCGGCCAGGACGGCGTGCGTTACCTGAAACAGGCCGGCATCGATTCGGTGGCGCTGGTGGCCAGCCGCATCGCCCAGTACGGCATTGCCTGCGACCTGCGCTGGGGTTTCTGCGAACTGGCCAACACACCCGACCAGTTCGCCGCCTTCAAGGACGAGCAGGATGACCTGGCAGCGCTTGGCTACCGCCCCGAAACCCGCCTTGTAGGCCCTGGGCAGTTGCATGAAATCGTCGCCAGCGACCAGTACGCGGGCGGCCTGGTAGACATGGGCTCGGGGCACCTGCACCCACTCGACCTCGTTCAGGGCGAAGCCCGTGCCGCCTATAGCCTGGGCGTGCGCATCTTCGAACAAAGCCCCGTGCTGCGTATCGAGCACGGCCCCCGCGTGACCTTGCACACGGCCCGTGGCAAGGTGCGGGCAGACAGCCTGGTGCTGGGCTGCAACGCCCACCTCGATGAGCTGGAACCGCGGCTGAGCGGCAAGGTGCTACCGGCCGGCAGTTACGTAGTCGCCACCGAACCCTTGCCCGAAGCACTGGCTACTGCCCTGATCCCGCAGAACATGGCGCTGTGCGACCAGAAGGTCGGCCTGGACTATTATCGCCTCACCGCAGACCGCCGCCTGCTGTTCGGCGGTGCCTGCCACTACTCCGGCCGCGACCCCAAGGATATTGCCGCCTACATGCGGCCCAAGGTGCTGAAGGTGTTCCCGCAGCTGGCCAACGTGCGCATCCAGTACCAGTGGGGCGGCATGATCGGCATCACCGCCAACCGCTTCCCCCAGGTCGGGCGCCTGAGCCAGCACCCGAACGTCTATTACGCCCAGGGCTATTCCGGGCATGGGCTGAACGTGACGCACTGGACGGCGAAATTGCTGGCCGAAAGCATCGCCCTCGGCCACAGCCAAGGCCTGGATGTGTTCAGCGCTGTGCCCCACCTGACGTTCCCTGGCGGCAAGGCTTTGCGCTCGCCGCTATTGGCACTGGGCATGCTGTGGTACCGGCTGCGCGAAGCGCTGGGTTGA
- a CDS encoding DUF3313 domain-containing protein has product MKSLPRITLLCAALLAVAACSSNRVDPKDYSGFLKDYSRLQEAKSPSGASVMRWIDPKVNINQYSQVFIEPSQFYPKPQPTPVISAQTLGEITRYFNEALRREIGGVLPLANGPGPGVIVVRPAITAVSTSNEGLRPYEVIPIALIAAGVNTATGGRDQDVDVGVEAAFLDGASQKVLAQVVRKGAGQELENDTQKLTLNDVKPVLDGWAKDMRASFIEAKQKAR; this is encoded by the coding sequence ATGAAATCACTGCCTCGCATTACCCTGTTGTGCGCCGCACTGCTTGCCGTGGCTGCCTGCTCCAGCAATCGCGTGGACCCCAAGGATTACTCCGGCTTCCTCAAGGATTACAGCCGGTTGCAAGAAGCCAAGAGCCCGTCGGGTGCCTCGGTGATGCGCTGGATCGACCCCAAGGTCAATATCAACCAGTACAGCCAGGTATTCATCGAGCCCAGCCAGTTCTACCCCAAGCCGCAGCCCACCCCGGTCATCTCCGCGCAGACACTGGGGGAAATCACCCGCTACTTCAACGAAGCGCTGCGGCGTGAAATCGGTGGTGTCCTGCCGCTGGCCAATGGACCTGGCCCGGGCGTGATCGTGGTGCGGCCGGCGATCACGGCAGTGTCTACCAGCAACGAGGGCCTCAGACCCTATGAGGTGATCCCCATCGCGCTGATCGCCGCAGGCGTGAACACCGCCACGGGCGGCCGTGACCAGGACGTGGATGTCGGCGTGGAGGCGGCGTTCCTGGACGGTGCCAGCCAGAAAGTGCTGGCCCAGGTGGTACGCAAAGGCGCGGGTCAGGAGCTGGAGAACGATACCCAGAAGCTGACCCTGAATGACGTCAAGCCGGTACTGGATGGCTGGGCCAAGGACATGCGGGCGAGCTTCATTGAAGCCAAGCAGAAAGCCCGCTAA
- a CDS encoding L-serine ammonia-lyase — protein MAISVFDLFKIGIGPSSSHTVGPMRAAATFAQALREQGLLARVTRVEVRLYGSLSATGVGHATDRACLLGLMGQWPDRIDPATIDSRIGQVLQEHCLMLDGSHPLAFEYGRDMLLLDESLPYHPNAMSLEAMDGEGSLLLQTYYSVGGGFIVEQAEIDAPAAKANDVVLPYEFDSAAQLLALCKAHGLSVAQLMMANEQAWRPEAEIREGLLRIWAAMRECVDNGLRNEGILPGGLHVKRRAARLHRSLQELGKPNVIGSTLSAMEWVNLFALAVNEENAAGGRMVTAPTNGAAGIIPAVLHYYMKFNPLACDADVVDFLLAAAAVGILCKKNASISGAEVGCQGEVGSACSMAAAGLAQVLSATPPQLENAAEIALEHNLGLTCDPVGGLVQVPCIERNAIAAVKAINAVQMALRGDGEHFISLDRVIRTMRDTGADMHANYKETSRGGLAVAFVEC, from the coding sequence ATGGCTATCAGTGTTTTCGACCTTTTCAAAATCGGCATCGGCCCGTCCAGTTCCCACACCGTCGGCCCCATGCGGGCCGCGGCGACGTTTGCCCAGGCCCTGCGTGAGCAGGGCCTGCTGGCGCGGGTGACGCGCGTCGAAGTGCGGCTGTATGGCTCGCTGTCGGCCACCGGGGTTGGCCACGCTACCGATCGCGCCTGCCTGCTGGGGCTGATGGGCCAGTGGCCAGACCGTATCGACCCGGCCACCATTGACTCGCGCATTGGCCAGGTGTTGCAGGAGCATTGCCTGATGCTGGATGGCAGCCACCCGCTTGCCTTCGAGTATGGCCGTGACATGTTGCTGCTCGACGAGAGCCTGCCTTACCACCCCAATGCCATGAGCCTGGAAGCAATGGACGGGGAGGGCAGCCTGCTGCTGCAGACCTATTATTCGGTTGGCGGCGGCTTTATCGTCGAGCAAGCCGAAATTGATGCCCCCGCTGCCAAAGCCAATGACGTTGTGCTGCCTTATGAGTTCGACAGTGCTGCCCAGTTGCTGGCCTTGTGCAAAGCCCACGGCTTGAGCGTGGCGCAATTGATGATGGCCAACGAACAGGCCTGGCGCCCGGAAGCGGAAATACGTGAAGGCCTGCTGCGCATCTGGGCGGCCATGCGTGAGTGCGTGGATAACGGGCTGCGCAACGAAGGCATCCTGCCTGGGGGGCTGCACGTCAAGCGCCGCGCTGCCCGGCTGCACCGCAGCTTGCAGGAACTGGGCAAGCCCAACGTGATTGGTTCGACGCTCAGCGCCATGGAATGGGTCAACCTGTTCGCCCTGGCGGTGAATGAAGAGAATGCCGCCGGCGGGCGCATGGTCACCGCACCCACCAACGGCGCGGCCGGTATCATCCCGGCGGTGTTGCACTATTACATGAAGTTCAACCCGCTCGCCTGCGATGCGGATGTGGTGGACTTCCTGCTGGCTGCAGCGGCCGTTGGCATCCTGTGCAAGAAAAACGCATCGATTTCCGGTGCCGAGGTTGGTTGCCAGGGTGAGGTAGGCTCAGCGTGTTCGATGGCCGCTGCCGGCCTTGCGCAGGTGCTGAGCGCCACGCCGCCGCAGCTGGAGAACGCGGCCGAAATTGCCCTAGAACACAACCTGGGGCTGACGTGCGACCCGGTTGGCGGCCTGGTGCAGGTGCCGTGCATCGAGCGCAACGCCATTGCTGCAGTGAAAGCGATCAACGCGGTGCAGATGGCGTTGCGTGGCGATGGCGAGCACTTCATTTCGCTCGACCGGGTGATCCGCACCATGCGTGATACCGGGGCAGACATGCATGCCAACTACAAAGAGACCTCGCGCGGCGGCTTGGCAGTTGCTTTTGTCGAGTGCTAA